A single genomic interval of Helianthus annuus cultivar XRQ/B chromosome 6, HanXRQr2.0-SUNRISE, whole genome shotgun sequence harbors:
- the LOC110865688 gene encoding uncharacterized protein At5g49945 produces the protein MATPRSSVFFSPRGDTLLYLIALLSLLLHNISADSHFEGFDADDDLEDDTVLFQPPLSDLPRRPPPPPTTLSTPSDPESHHGPPVPQSDPDLNPKTTSFDYWDEDEFEGFPVDNNNVITPPEVIKTTSDDSVLDENEKARVLEPVSLSKRIRAYTVEMICVSFLIMFAVNYFTGKKENENLALAWAAKFATKDTIFDKNFSLLGVGEGDNSPLLMKEGQNVFKFYASGRRYCQDLVGTMELKSRQDLIAKLYNMVVPCKDEITIEVRMNEDAMDHVVFALGKKKAAKVMHKEVRDLQRFASLMTAGPNGRKWVADELMVITESKEVAGDLITETVLDQVFGEKAFQSLGKLFISMHFSDQQQGTHKKMLVFKFALPDVNHMADMTRLVALVPYYIDLIGRYKLSSQARSKTEAARSKVAQEVYKEQQNERQEMLQRKKAEKKKMMEEAASKLNAEALRKKEAKERARQLKKAMPKIKMSRGA, from the exons ATGGCGACTCCACGATCCTCGGTCTTCTTCTCCCCTCGAGGTGACACTCTCCTCTACCTCATCGCTCTCCTCTCCCTCCTCCTCCACAACATCTCCGCCGACTCCCACTTCGAAGGCTTCGACGCCGACGATGACCTCGAAGACGACACCGTTTTGTTCCAACCACCCCTCTCCGATCTCCCCCGCCGCCCTCCTCCGCCCCCCACCACCCTCTCCACCCCCTCCGATCCCGAATCCCACCACGGCCCCCCTGTTCCCCAATCGGATCCCGATCTAAACCCCAAAACGACGTCCTTTGATTACTGGGATGAAGATGAGTTTGAAGGTTTTCCAGTTGATAATAATAATGTTATTACTCCACCGGAAGTCATTAAAACGACGTCGGATGACTCTGTATTGGATGAAAATGAAAAGGCTAGGGTTTTGGAACCGGTTTCTTTAAGTAAGCGAATTAGGGCTTATACAGTCGAAATGATTTGTGTGTCGTTTTTAATTATGTTTGCTGTTAATTACTTTACTGGTAAGAAGGAGAATGAAAATTTAGCTTTAGCTTGGGCCGCGAAATTCGCAACCAAAGATACGATTTTCGATAAGAATTTTAGCTTGTTAGGTGTGGGTGAAGGCGATAACTCGCCGTTGTTGATGAAAGAAGggcagaatgtgtttaagttctACGCGAGCGGGCGGAGGTATTGTCAGGATTTGGTGGGGACGATGGAGCTTAAGAGTAGGCAGGATTTGATAGCCAAGTTGTATAATATGGTTGTGCCGTGTAAGGATGAGATTACGATTGAGGTTCGGATGAATGAGGATGCAATGGATCATGTGGTTTTTGCTTTGGGTAAGAAGAAGGCGGCCAAGGTTATGCACAAGGAGGTGAGGGATTTACAAAGGTTTGCGAGTTTGATGACGGCTGGACCGAATGGGAGGAAGTGGGTTGCGGACGAGTTGATGGTTATTACCGAGTCGAAAGAGGTGGCGGGTGATTTGATCACTGAGACTGTTCTTGATCAG GTGTTTGGTGAAAAAGCATTTCAGAGCTTGGGGAAGTTGTTTATATCTATGCATTTCTCAGATCAGCAGCAGGGTACACACAAGAAGATGCTGGTATTTAAGTTTGCTCTACCTGATGTTAATCATATGGCTGATATGACACGGTTGGTGGCTCTAGTGCCCTATTACATCGACTTAATTGGACGTTACAAACTCAGTTCACAG GCCCGGTCCAAAACGGAAGCAGCTAGATCAAAGGTTGCACAGGAGGTGTACAAGGAACAACAAAATGAAAGGCAAGAAATGTTGCAGAGAAAGAAGGCTGAGAAGAAAAAGATGATGGAGGAGGCTGCATCAAAACTTAATGCTGAGGCCCTCCGTAAGAAAGAAGCAAAAGAACGTGCTCGACAACTTAAGAAAGCAATGCCCAAAATTAAGATGTCGCGTGGCGCCTAA